One genomic segment of Odocoileus virginianus isolate 20LAN1187 ecotype Illinois chromosome 17, Ovbor_1.2, whole genome shotgun sequence includes these proteins:
- the NFE2L1 gene encoding endoplasmic reticulum membrane sensor NFE2L1 isoform X3 yields MLSLKKYLTEGLLQFTILLSLIGVRVDVDTYLTSQLPPLREIILGPSSAYTQTQFHNLRNTLDGYGIHPKSIDLDNYFTARRLLNQVRALDRFQVPTTEVNAWLVHRDPEGSVSGSQPSSGLALESSSGLQDVTGPDNGVRESETEQGFSEDLEDLGAVAPPVSGDLTKEDIDLIDILWRQDIDLGAGREIFDYSHRQKEQDVDKELQDGAEQEDTWPGEGAEALARNLLVDGETGESFPAQFPADISSITEAVPSESEPPGLQNNLLSPLLTGTESPFDLEQQWQDLMSIMEMQAMEVNTSTSEILYNAPPGDPLSTNYSLAPNTPINQNVSLHQASLGGCSQDFSLFSPEVESLPVASSSTLLPLVPSNSTSLNSTFGSTNLAGLFFPPQLNGTANDTAGPELPDPLGGLLDEAMLDEISLMDLAIEEGFNPVQASQLEEEFDSDSGLSLDSSHSPSSLSSSEGSSSSSSSSSSSSSSSASSSASSSFSEEGAVGYSSDSETLDLEEAEGAVGYQPEYSKFCRMSYQDPSQLSCLPYLEHVGHNHTYNMAPSALDSADLPPPSTLKKGSKEKQADFLDKQMSRDEHRARAMKIPFTNDKIINLPVEEFNELLSKYQLSEAQLSLIRDIRRRGKNKMAAQNCRKRKLDTILNLERDVEDLQRDKARLLREKVEFLRSLRQMKQKVQSLYQEVFGRLRDENGRPYSPSQYALQYAGDGSVLLIPRTLADQQARRQERKPKDRRK; encoded by the exons ATGCTTTCTCTGAAGAAATACTTAACGGAAGGACTCCTCCAGTTCACCATTCTGCTCAGTTTGATTGGGGTGCGGGTGGACGTGGATACTTACCTGACCTCACAGCTCCCCCCGCTTCGGGAGATCATCCTGGGGCCCAGTTCTGCCTATACTCAGACCCAGTTCCACAACCTGAGGAATACCTTGGATGGCTATGGTATCCACCCCAAGAGCATAGACCTGGACAATTACTTCACTGCCCGGCGACTCCTCAATCAGGTGAGGGCCCTGGACAGGTTCCAGGTGCCAACTACTGAGGTTAACGCCTGGCTGGTCCACCGGGATCCAGAGGGGTCTGTCTCTGGCAGCCAGCCCAGCTCAGGCCTCGCCCTCGAGAGTTCCAGTGGTCTCCAAGATGTGACAGGCCCAGACAACGGGGTGCGAGAAAGCGAAACGGAGCAGGGATTCAGTGAAGATTTGGAGGATTTGGGAGCTGTAGCCCCTCCAGTCAGTGGAGACTTAACCAAAGAG GACATAGATCTGATTGACATCCTTTGGCGACAGGATATTGACCTGGGGGCTGGGCGTGAGATTTTTGACTACAGTCATCGCCAGAAGGAGCAGGATGTGGATAAGGAACTGCAAGATGGAGCAGAGCAAGAGGACACATGGCCAGGCGAGGGTGCAGAAGCTCTGGCACGAAACCTGCTAGTGGATGGAGAGACTGGGGAGAGCTTCCCTGCACAG TTTCCGGCAGACATTTCCAGCATAACAGAAGCAGTGCCTAGTGAGAGTGAGCCCCCAGGTCTTCAGAACAACCTTTTGTCTCCTCTCCTGACTGGGACAGAGTCACCATTTGATTTGGAACAGCAGTGGCAAGATCTCATGTCCATCATGGAAATGCAG GCCATGGAAGTGAACACATCAACAAGTGAAATCCTGTATAATGCCCCTCCAGGAGACCCACTGAGCACCAACTACAGCCTTGCCCCCAACACTCCCATCAATCAGAATGTCAGCCTGCATCAGGCATCCCTGGGGGGCTGCAGCCAGGACTTCTCACTCTTCAGCCCGGAGGTGGAGAGCCTGCCTGTGGCCAGTAGTTCCACGCTGCTCCCGCTGGTCCCCAGCAATTCCACCAGCCTCAACTCCACCTTTGGTTCCACCAACCTGGCGGGGCTCTTCTTTCCACCACAGCTCAATGGCACGGCCAATGACACAGCCGGTCCTGAGCTGCCTGATCCGCTGGGGGGTCTATTAGATGAAGCCATGCTGGATGAAATCAGCTTGATGGACCTGGCCATTGAAGAAGGCTTTAACCCAGTGCAGGCCTCCCAGCTCGAAGAAGAATTTGATTCTGACTCAGGCCTCTCCTTGGACTCCAGCCATAGCCCTTCCTCCCTGAGCAGCTCTGAAGGtagttcctcttcctcctcctcttcctcctcctcttcctcctcctctgcttcttcctcagcctcttcctccttttctgagGAAGGTGCGGTTGGCTATAGCTCTGACTCTGAGACCTTGGATCTGGAAGAGGCTGAGGGCGCTGTGGGCTACCAGCCTGAGTATTCCAAGTTCTGCCGCATGAGCTATCAGGACCCGTCTCAGCTCTCCTGCCTGCCCTACTTGGAGCACGTTGGGCACAACCACACGTACAACATGGCGCCCAGTGCCCTCGACTCTGCTGACCTGCCACCCCCCAGCACTCTCAAGAAGGGCAGCAAGGAGAAGCAGGCCGACTTCCTGGACAAGCAGATGAGCCGGGATGAGCATCGAGCCCGAGCCATGAAGATCCCGTTTACCAATGACAAGATCATCAACCTGCCTGTGGAGGAGTTCAACGAGCTGCTGTCCAAGTACCAGCTGAGTGAGGCCCAGCTGAGCCTCATCCGTGACATCCGGCGCCGCGGCAAGAACAAGATGGCGGCGCAGAACTGCCGCAAGCGCAAGCTGGACACCATCTTGAACCTGGAGCGGGACGTGGAGGACCTGCAGCGTGATAAAGCTCGGCTGTTGCGGGAAAAGGTGGAGTTCCTCCGGTCCCTGCGGCAGATGAAGCAGAAGGTCCAGAGCCTGTACCAGGAGGTGTTTGGGCGGCTGCGGGATGAGAATGGGCGGCCCTATTCGCCCAGTCAGTATGCGCTCCAGTATGCTGGGGACGGCAGCGTCCTCCTCATTCCCCGCACCTTGGCCGACCAGCAGGCCCGGCGGCAGGAGAGGAAGCCGAAGGACCGGAGAAAGTGA
- the NFE2L1 gene encoding endoplasmic reticulum membrane sensor NFE2L1 isoform X5 codes for MTRLDRSSHSGGGHAKGSRPLNSLVAGHRVAQPPSASGSRASVQDIDLGAGREIFDYSHRQKEQDVDKELQDGAEQEDTWPGEGAEALARNLLVDGETGESFPAQVPGGEDQTALSLEECLRLLEATCPFGENAEFPADISSITEAVPSESEPPGLQNNLLSPLLTGTESPFDLEQQWQDLMSIMEMQAMEVNTSTSEILYNAPPGDPLSTNYSLAPNTPINQNVSLHQASLGGCSQDFSLFSPEVESLPVASSSTLLPLVPSNSTSLNSTFGSTNLAGLFFPPQLNGTANDTAGPELPDPLGGLLDEAMLDEISLMDLAIEEGFNPVQASQLEEEFDSDSGLSLDSSHSPSSLSSSEGSSSSSSSSSSSSSSSASSSASSSFSEEGAVGYSSDSETLDLEEAEGAVGYQPEYSKFCRMSYQDPSQLSCLPYLEHVGHNHTYNMAPSALDSADLPPPSTLKKGSKEKQADFLDKQMSRDEHRARAMKIPFTNDKIINLPVEEFNELLSKYQLSEAQLSLIRDIRRRGKNKMAAQNCRKRKLDTILNLERDVEDLQRDKARLLREKVEFLRSLRQMKQKVQSLYQEVFGRLRDENGRPYSPSQYALQYAGDGSVLLIPRTLADQQARRQERKPKDRRK; via the exons ATGACCCGTCTGGACCGCAGCTCTCACAGTGGTGGGGGCCATGCCAAAGGGAGCCGGCCCCTTAACTCTTTGGTGGCTGGTCACCGGGTGGCCCAGCCCCCCTCTGCTTCTGGGTCCAGGGCTTCTGTTCAG GATATTGACCTGGGGGCTGGGCGTGAGATTTTTGACTACAGTCATCGCCAGAAGGAGCAGGATGTGGATAAGGAACTGCAAGATGGAGCAGAGCAAGAGGACACATGGCCAGGCGAGGGTGCAGAAGCTCTGGCACGAAACCTGCTAGTGGATGGAGAGACTGGGGAGAGCTTCCCTGCACAG GTGCCTGGTGGGGAGGACCAGACAGCCCTGTCCTTGGAAGAGTGCCTTAGGCTGCTGGAGGCCACCTGCCCCTTTGGGGAGAATGCCGAG TTTCCGGCAGACATTTCCAGCATAACAGAAGCAGTGCCTAGTGAGAGTGAGCCCCCAGGTCTTCAGAACAACCTTTTGTCTCCTCTCCTGACTGGGACAGAGTCACCATTTGATTTGGAACAGCAGTGGCAAGATCTCATGTCCATCATGGAAATGCAG GCCATGGAAGTGAACACATCAACAAGTGAAATCCTGTATAATGCCCCTCCAGGAGACCCACTGAGCACCAACTACAGCCTTGCCCCCAACACTCCCATCAATCAGAATGTCAGCCTGCATCAGGCATCCCTGGGGGGCTGCAGCCAGGACTTCTCACTCTTCAGCCCGGAGGTGGAGAGCCTGCCTGTGGCCAGTAGTTCCACGCTGCTCCCGCTGGTCCCCAGCAATTCCACCAGCCTCAACTCCACCTTTGGTTCCACCAACCTGGCGGGGCTCTTCTTTCCACCACAGCTCAATGGCACGGCCAATGACACAGCCGGTCCTGAGCTGCCTGATCCGCTGGGGGGTCTATTAGATGAAGCCATGCTGGATGAAATCAGCTTGATGGACCTGGCCATTGAAGAAGGCTTTAACCCAGTGCAGGCCTCCCAGCTCGAAGAAGAATTTGATTCTGACTCAGGCCTCTCCTTGGACTCCAGCCATAGCCCTTCCTCCCTGAGCAGCTCTGAAGGtagttcctcttcctcctcctcttcctcctcctcttcctcctcctctgcttcttcctcagcctcttcctccttttctgagGAAGGTGCGGTTGGCTATAGCTCTGACTCTGAGACCTTGGATCTGGAAGAGGCTGAGGGCGCTGTGGGCTACCAGCCTGAGTATTCCAAGTTCTGCCGCATGAGCTATCAGGACCCGTCTCAGCTCTCCTGCCTGCCCTACTTGGAGCACGTTGGGCACAACCACACGTACAACATGGCGCCCAGTGCCCTCGACTCTGCTGACCTGCCACCCCCCAGCACTCTCAAGAAGGGCAGCAAGGAGAAGCAGGCCGACTTCCTGGACAAGCAGATGAGCCGGGATGAGCATCGAGCCCGAGCCATGAAGATCCCGTTTACCAATGACAAGATCATCAACCTGCCTGTGGAGGAGTTCAACGAGCTGCTGTCCAAGTACCAGCTGAGTGAGGCCCAGCTGAGCCTCATCCGTGACATCCGGCGCCGCGGCAAGAACAAGATGGCGGCGCAGAACTGCCGCAAGCGCAAGCTGGACACCATCTTGAACCTGGAGCGGGACGTGGAGGACCTGCAGCGTGATAAAGCTCGGCTGTTGCGGGAAAAGGTGGAGTTCCTCCGGTCCCTGCGGCAGATGAAGCAGAAGGTCCAGAGCCTGTACCAGGAGGTGTTTGGGCGGCTGCGGGATGAGAATGGGCGGCCCTATTCGCCCAGTCAGTATGCGCTCCAGTATGCTGGGGACGGCAGCGTCCTCCTCATTCCCCGCACCTTGGCCGACCAGCAGGCCCGGCGGCAGGAGAGGAAGCCGAAGGACCGGAGAAAGTGA
- the NFE2L1 gene encoding endoplasmic reticulum membrane sensor NFE2L1 isoform X2 translates to MLSLKKYLTEGLLQFTILLSLIGVRVDVDTYLTSQLPPLREIILGPSSAYTQTQFHNLRNTLDGYGIHPKSIDLDNYFTARRLLNQVRALDRFQVPTTEVNAWLVHRDPEGSVSGSQPSSGLALESSSGLQDVTGPDNGVRESETEQGFSEDLEDLGAVAPPVSGDLTKEDIDLGAGREIFDYSHRQKEQDVDKELQDGAEQEDTWPGEGAEALARNLLVDGETGESFPAQVPGGEDQTALSLEECLRLLEATCPFGENAEFPADISSITEAVPSESEPPGLQNNLLSPLLTGTESPFDLEQQWQDLMSIMEMQAMEVNTSTSEILYNAPPGDPLSTNYSLAPNTPINQNVSLHQASLGGCSQDFSLFSPEVESLPVASSSTLLPLVPSNSTSLNSTFGSTNLAGLFFPPQLNGTANDTAGPELPDPLGGLLDEAMLDEISLMDLAIEEGFNPVQASQLEEEFDSDSGLSLDSSHSPSSLSSSEGSSSSSSSSSSSSSSSASSSASSSFSEEGAVGYSSDSETLDLEEAEGAVGYQPEYSKFCRMSYQDPSQLSCLPYLEHVGHNHTYNMAPSALDSADLPPPSTLKKGSKEKQADFLDKQMSRDEHRARAMKIPFTNDKIINLPVEEFNELLSKYQLSEAQLSLIRDIRRRGKNKMAAQNCRKRKLDTILNLERDVEDLQRDKARLLREKVEFLRSLRQMKQKVQSLYQEVFGRLRDENGRPYSPSQYALQYAGDGSVLLIPRTLADQQARRQERKPKDRRK, encoded by the exons ATGCTTTCTCTGAAGAAATACTTAACGGAAGGACTCCTCCAGTTCACCATTCTGCTCAGTTTGATTGGGGTGCGGGTGGACGTGGATACTTACCTGACCTCACAGCTCCCCCCGCTTCGGGAGATCATCCTGGGGCCCAGTTCTGCCTATACTCAGACCCAGTTCCACAACCTGAGGAATACCTTGGATGGCTATGGTATCCACCCCAAGAGCATAGACCTGGACAATTACTTCACTGCCCGGCGACTCCTCAATCAGGTGAGGGCCCTGGACAGGTTCCAGGTGCCAACTACTGAGGTTAACGCCTGGCTGGTCCACCGGGATCCAGAGGGGTCTGTCTCTGGCAGCCAGCCCAGCTCAGGCCTCGCCCTCGAGAGTTCCAGTGGTCTCCAAGATGTGACAGGCCCAGACAACGGGGTGCGAGAAAGCGAAACGGAGCAGGGATTCAGTGAAGATTTGGAGGATTTGGGAGCTGTAGCCCCTCCAGTCAGTGGAGACTTAACCAAAGAG GATATTGACCTGGGGGCTGGGCGTGAGATTTTTGACTACAGTCATCGCCAGAAGGAGCAGGATGTGGATAAGGAACTGCAAGATGGAGCAGAGCAAGAGGACACATGGCCAGGCGAGGGTGCAGAAGCTCTGGCACGAAACCTGCTAGTGGATGGAGAGACTGGGGAGAGCTTCCCTGCACAG GTGCCTGGTGGGGAGGACCAGACAGCCCTGTCCTTGGAAGAGTGCCTTAGGCTGCTGGAGGCCACCTGCCCCTTTGGGGAGAATGCCGAG TTTCCGGCAGACATTTCCAGCATAACAGAAGCAGTGCCTAGTGAGAGTGAGCCCCCAGGTCTTCAGAACAACCTTTTGTCTCCTCTCCTGACTGGGACAGAGTCACCATTTGATTTGGAACAGCAGTGGCAAGATCTCATGTCCATCATGGAAATGCAG GCCATGGAAGTGAACACATCAACAAGTGAAATCCTGTATAATGCCCCTCCAGGAGACCCACTGAGCACCAACTACAGCCTTGCCCCCAACACTCCCATCAATCAGAATGTCAGCCTGCATCAGGCATCCCTGGGGGGCTGCAGCCAGGACTTCTCACTCTTCAGCCCGGAGGTGGAGAGCCTGCCTGTGGCCAGTAGTTCCACGCTGCTCCCGCTGGTCCCCAGCAATTCCACCAGCCTCAACTCCACCTTTGGTTCCACCAACCTGGCGGGGCTCTTCTTTCCACCACAGCTCAATGGCACGGCCAATGACACAGCCGGTCCTGAGCTGCCTGATCCGCTGGGGGGTCTATTAGATGAAGCCATGCTGGATGAAATCAGCTTGATGGACCTGGCCATTGAAGAAGGCTTTAACCCAGTGCAGGCCTCCCAGCTCGAAGAAGAATTTGATTCTGACTCAGGCCTCTCCTTGGACTCCAGCCATAGCCCTTCCTCCCTGAGCAGCTCTGAAGGtagttcctcttcctcctcctcttcctcctcctcttcctcctcctctgcttcttcctcagcctcttcctccttttctgagGAAGGTGCGGTTGGCTATAGCTCTGACTCTGAGACCTTGGATCTGGAAGAGGCTGAGGGCGCTGTGGGCTACCAGCCTGAGTATTCCAAGTTCTGCCGCATGAGCTATCAGGACCCGTCTCAGCTCTCCTGCCTGCCCTACTTGGAGCACGTTGGGCACAACCACACGTACAACATGGCGCCCAGTGCCCTCGACTCTGCTGACCTGCCACCCCCCAGCACTCTCAAGAAGGGCAGCAAGGAGAAGCAGGCCGACTTCCTGGACAAGCAGATGAGCCGGGATGAGCATCGAGCCCGAGCCATGAAGATCCCGTTTACCAATGACAAGATCATCAACCTGCCTGTGGAGGAGTTCAACGAGCTGCTGTCCAAGTACCAGCTGAGTGAGGCCCAGCTGAGCCTCATCCGTGACATCCGGCGCCGCGGCAAGAACAAGATGGCGGCGCAGAACTGCCGCAAGCGCAAGCTGGACACCATCTTGAACCTGGAGCGGGACGTGGAGGACCTGCAGCGTGATAAAGCTCGGCTGTTGCGGGAAAAGGTGGAGTTCCTCCGGTCCCTGCGGCAGATGAAGCAGAAGGTCCAGAGCCTGTACCAGGAGGTGTTTGGGCGGCTGCGGGATGAGAATGGGCGGCCCTATTCGCCCAGTCAGTATGCGCTCCAGTATGCTGGGGACGGCAGCGTCCTCCTCATTCCCCGCACCTTGGCCGACCAGCAGGCCCGGCGGCAGGAGAGGAAGCCGAAGGACCGGAGAAAGTGA
- the NFE2L1 gene encoding endoplasmic reticulum membrane sensor NFE2L1 isoform X1, translated as MLSLKKYLTEGLLQFTILLSLIGVRVDVDTYLTSQLPPLREIILGPSSAYTQTQFHNLRNTLDGYGIHPKSIDLDNYFTARRLLNQVRALDRFQVPTTEVNAWLVHRDPEGSVSGSQPSSGLALESSSGLQDVTGPDNGVRESETEQGFSEDLEDLGAVAPPVSGDLTKEDIDLIDILWRQDIDLGAGREIFDYSHRQKEQDVDKELQDGAEQEDTWPGEGAEALARNLLVDGETGESFPAQVPGGEDQTALSLEECLRLLEATCPFGENAEFPADISSITEAVPSESEPPGLQNNLLSPLLTGTESPFDLEQQWQDLMSIMEMQAMEVNTSTSEILYNAPPGDPLSTNYSLAPNTPINQNVSLHQASLGGCSQDFSLFSPEVESLPVASSSTLLPLVPSNSTSLNSTFGSTNLAGLFFPPQLNGTANDTAGPELPDPLGGLLDEAMLDEISLMDLAIEEGFNPVQASQLEEEFDSDSGLSLDSSHSPSSLSSSEGSSSSSSSSSSSSSSSASSSASSSFSEEGAVGYSSDSETLDLEEAEGAVGYQPEYSKFCRMSYQDPSQLSCLPYLEHVGHNHTYNMAPSALDSADLPPPSTLKKGSKEKQADFLDKQMSRDEHRARAMKIPFTNDKIINLPVEEFNELLSKYQLSEAQLSLIRDIRRRGKNKMAAQNCRKRKLDTILNLERDVEDLQRDKARLLREKVEFLRSLRQMKQKVQSLYQEVFGRLRDENGRPYSPSQYALQYAGDGSVLLIPRTLADQQARRQERKPKDRRK; from the exons ATGCTTTCTCTGAAGAAATACTTAACGGAAGGACTCCTCCAGTTCACCATTCTGCTCAGTTTGATTGGGGTGCGGGTGGACGTGGATACTTACCTGACCTCACAGCTCCCCCCGCTTCGGGAGATCATCCTGGGGCCCAGTTCTGCCTATACTCAGACCCAGTTCCACAACCTGAGGAATACCTTGGATGGCTATGGTATCCACCCCAAGAGCATAGACCTGGACAATTACTTCACTGCCCGGCGACTCCTCAATCAGGTGAGGGCCCTGGACAGGTTCCAGGTGCCAACTACTGAGGTTAACGCCTGGCTGGTCCACCGGGATCCAGAGGGGTCTGTCTCTGGCAGCCAGCCCAGCTCAGGCCTCGCCCTCGAGAGTTCCAGTGGTCTCCAAGATGTGACAGGCCCAGACAACGGGGTGCGAGAAAGCGAAACGGAGCAGGGATTCAGTGAAGATTTGGAGGATTTGGGAGCTGTAGCCCCTCCAGTCAGTGGAGACTTAACCAAAGAG GACATAGATCTGATTGACATCCTTTGGCGACAGGATATTGACCTGGGGGCTGGGCGTGAGATTTTTGACTACAGTCATCGCCAGAAGGAGCAGGATGTGGATAAGGAACTGCAAGATGGAGCAGAGCAAGAGGACACATGGCCAGGCGAGGGTGCAGAAGCTCTGGCACGAAACCTGCTAGTGGATGGAGAGACTGGGGAGAGCTTCCCTGCACAG GTGCCTGGTGGGGAGGACCAGACAGCCCTGTCCTTGGAAGAGTGCCTTAGGCTGCTGGAGGCCACCTGCCCCTTTGGGGAGAATGCCGAG TTTCCGGCAGACATTTCCAGCATAACAGAAGCAGTGCCTAGTGAGAGTGAGCCCCCAGGTCTTCAGAACAACCTTTTGTCTCCTCTCCTGACTGGGACAGAGTCACCATTTGATTTGGAACAGCAGTGGCAAGATCTCATGTCCATCATGGAAATGCAG GCCATGGAAGTGAACACATCAACAAGTGAAATCCTGTATAATGCCCCTCCAGGAGACCCACTGAGCACCAACTACAGCCTTGCCCCCAACACTCCCATCAATCAGAATGTCAGCCTGCATCAGGCATCCCTGGGGGGCTGCAGCCAGGACTTCTCACTCTTCAGCCCGGAGGTGGAGAGCCTGCCTGTGGCCAGTAGTTCCACGCTGCTCCCGCTGGTCCCCAGCAATTCCACCAGCCTCAACTCCACCTTTGGTTCCACCAACCTGGCGGGGCTCTTCTTTCCACCACAGCTCAATGGCACGGCCAATGACACAGCCGGTCCTGAGCTGCCTGATCCGCTGGGGGGTCTATTAGATGAAGCCATGCTGGATGAAATCAGCTTGATGGACCTGGCCATTGAAGAAGGCTTTAACCCAGTGCAGGCCTCCCAGCTCGAAGAAGAATTTGATTCTGACTCAGGCCTCTCCTTGGACTCCAGCCATAGCCCTTCCTCCCTGAGCAGCTCTGAAGGtagttcctcttcctcctcctcttcctcctcctcttcctcctcctctgcttcttcctcagcctcttcctccttttctgagGAAGGTGCGGTTGGCTATAGCTCTGACTCTGAGACCTTGGATCTGGAAGAGGCTGAGGGCGCTGTGGGCTACCAGCCTGAGTATTCCAAGTTCTGCCGCATGAGCTATCAGGACCCGTCTCAGCTCTCCTGCCTGCCCTACTTGGAGCACGTTGGGCACAACCACACGTACAACATGGCGCCCAGTGCCCTCGACTCTGCTGACCTGCCACCCCCCAGCACTCTCAAGAAGGGCAGCAAGGAGAAGCAGGCCGACTTCCTGGACAAGCAGATGAGCCGGGATGAGCATCGAGCCCGAGCCATGAAGATCCCGTTTACCAATGACAAGATCATCAACCTGCCTGTGGAGGAGTTCAACGAGCTGCTGTCCAAGTACCAGCTGAGTGAGGCCCAGCTGAGCCTCATCCGTGACATCCGGCGCCGCGGCAAGAACAAGATGGCGGCGCAGAACTGCCGCAAGCGCAAGCTGGACACCATCTTGAACCTGGAGCGGGACGTGGAGGACCTGCAGCGTGATAAAGCTCGGCTGTTGCGGGAAAAGGTGGAGTTCCTCCGGTCCCTGCGGCAGATGAAGCAGAAGGTCCAGAGCCTGTACCAGGAGGTGTTTGGGCGGCTGCGGGATGAGAATGGGCGGCCCTATTCGCCCAGTCAGTATGCGCTCCAGTATGCTGGGGACGGCAGCGTCCTCCTCATTCCCCGCACCTTGGCCGACCAGCAGGCCCGGCGGCAGGAGAGGAAGCCGAAGGACCGGAGAAAGTGA
- the NFE2L1 gene encoding endoplasmic reticulum membrane sensor NFE2L1 isoform X4 encodes MTRLDRSSHSGGGHAKGSRPLNSLVAGHRVAQPPSASGSRASVQDIDLIDILWRQDIDLGAGREIFDYSHRQKEQDVDKELQDGAEQEDTWPGEGAEALARNLLVDGETGESFPAQVPGGEDQTALSLEECLRLLEATCPFGENAEFPADISSITEAVPSESEPPGLQNNLLSPLLTGTESPFDLEQQWQDLMSIMEMQAMEVNTSTSEILYNAPPGDPLSTNYSLAPNTPINQNVSLHQASLGGCSQDFSLFSPEVESLPVASSSTLLPLVPSNSTSLNSTFGSTNLAGLFFPPQLNGTANDTAGPELPDPLGGLLDEAMLDEISLMDLAIEEGFNPVQASQLEEEFDSDSGLSLDSSHSPSSLSSSEGSSSSSSSSSSSSSSSASSSASSSFSEEGAVGYSSDSETLDLEEAEGAVGYQPEYSKFCRMSYQDPSQLSCLPYLEHVGHNHTYNMAPSALDSADLPPPSTLKKGSKEKQADFLDKQMSRDEHRARAMKIPFTNDKIINLPVEEFNELLSKYQLSEAQLSLIRDIRRRGKNKMAAQNCRKRKLDTILNLERDVEDLQRDKARLLREKVEFLRSLRQMKQKVQSLYQEVFGRLRDENGRPYSPSQYALQYAGDGSVLLIPRTLADQQARRQERKPKDRRK; translated from the exons ATGACCCGTCTGGACCGCAGCTCTCACAGTGGTGGGGGCCATGCCAAAGGGAGCCGGCCCCTTAACTCTTTGGTGGCTGGTCACCGGGTGGCCCAGCCCCCCTCTGCTTCTGGGTCCAGGGCTTCTGTTCAG GACATAGATCTGATTGACATCCTTTGGCGACAGGATATTGACCTGGGGGCTGGGCGTGAGATTTTTGACTACAGTCATCGCCAGAAGGAGCAGGATGTGGATAAGGAACTGCAAGATGGAGCAGAGCAAGAGGACACATGGCCAGGCGAGGGTGCAGAAGCTCTGGCACGAAACCTGCTAGTGGATGGAGAGACTGGGGAGAGCTTCCCTGCACAG GTGCCTGGTGGGGAGGACCAGACAGCCCTGTCCTTGGAAGAGTGCCTTAGGCTGCTGGAGGCCACCTGCCCCTTTGGGGAGAATGCCGAG TTTCCGGCAGACATTTCCAGCATAACAGAAGCAGTGCCTAGTGAGAGTGAGCCCCCAGGTCTTCAGAACAACCTTTTGTCTCCTCTCCTGACTGGGACAGAGTCACCATTTGATTTGGAACAGCAGTGGCAAGATCTCATGTCCATCATGGAAATGCAG GCCATGGAAGTGAACACATCAACAAGTGAAATCCTGTATAATGCCCCTCCAGGAGACCCACTGAGCACCAACTACAGCCTTGCCCCCAACACTCCCATCAATCAGAATGTCAGCCTGCATCAGGCATCCCTGGGGGGCTGCAGCCAGGACTTCTCACTCTTCAGCCCGGAGGTGGAGAGCCTGCCTGTGGCCAGTAGTTCCACGCTGCTCCCGCTGGTCCCCAGCAATTCCACCAGCCTCAACTCCACCTTTGGTTCCACCAACCTGGCGGGGCTCTTCTTTCCACCACAGCTCAATGGCACGGCCAATGACACAGCCGGTCCTGAGCTGCCTGATCCGCTGGGGGGTCTATTAGATGAAGCCATGCTGGATGAAATCAGCTTGATGGACCTGGCCATTGAAGAAGGCTTTAACCCAGTGCAGGCCTCCCAGCTCGAAGAAGAATTTGATTCTGACTCAGGCCTCTCCTTGGACTCCAGCCATAGCCCTTCCTCCCTGAGCAGCTCTGAAGGtagttcctcttcctcctcctcttcctcctcctcttcctcctcctctgcttcttcctcagcctcttcctccttttctgagGAAGGTGCGGTTGGCTATAGCTCTGACTCTGAGACCTTGGATCTGGAAGAGGCTGAGGGCGCTGTGGGCTACCAGCCTGAGTATTCCAAGTTCTGCCGCATGAGCTATCAGGACCCGTCTCAGCTCTCCTGCCTGCCCTACTTGGAGCACGTTGGGCACAACCACACGTACAACATGGCGCCCAGTGCCCTCGACTCTGCTGACCTGCCACCCCCCAGCACTCTCAAGAAGGGCAGCAAGGAGAAGCAGGCCGACTTCCTGGACAAGCAGATGAGCCGGGATGAGCATCGAGCCCGAGCCATGAAGATCCCGTTTACCAATGACAAGATCATCAACCTGCCTGTGGAGGAGTTCAACGAGCTGCTGTCCAAGTACCAGCTGAGTGAGGCCCAGCTGAGCCTCATCCGTGACATCCGGCGCCGCGGCAAGAACAAGATGGCGGCGCAGAACTGCCGCAAGCGCAAGCTGGACACCATCTTGAACCTGGAGCGGGACGTGGAGGACCTGCAGCGTGATAAAGCTCGGCTGTTGCGGGAAAAGGTGGAGTTCCTCCGGTCCCTGCGGCAGATGAAGCAGAAGGTCCAGAGCCTGTACCAGGAGGTGTTTGGGCGGCTGCGGGATGAGAATGGGCGGCCCTATTCGCCCAGTCAGTATGCGCTCCAGTATGCTGGGGACGGCAGCGTCCTCCTCATTCCCCGCACCTTGGCCGACCAGCAGGCCCGGCGGCAGGAGAGGAAGCCGAAGGACCGGAGAAAGTGA